From a single Rosa rugosa chromosome 7, drRosRugo1.1, whole genome shotgun sequence genomic region:
- the LOC133720763 gene encoding uncharacterized protein LOC133720763 codes for MASHDLILGQNPNIALGQNQQILGHNHSLGTHDHHLGSAQAHEHHLDMGDNRHDLGLDHPHDHELGLEQDHDQDGDDVHSYRHENELGMDRKPDLDDHGLSLPPQNHDLVLAENNELAVSDDQELEGNMELAMEQNHEMGIESMHDMSIQDSQLALSPNPVLQARMAVANPHYELVVGQEFPDVKSCRRALRDTAIALHFEMQTIKSDKTRFTAKCASEGCPWRIHAAKLPGVPTFTIRTIHETHTCGGIYHLGHQQASVQWVANSVEQRLRENPNYKPKEILEEIHRVHGITLSYKQAWRGKERIMAAMRGSFEEGYRLLPEYCEQVKRTNPGSIASVYGNPSDNCFQRLFISFQASIYGFLNACRPLLGLDRTYLKSKYLGTLLLATGFDGDGALFPLAFGVVDEESDDNWMWFLSELHNLLELNSENMPRLTILSDRQKGIVDGVEVNFPTAFHGFCMRHLSDSFRKEFNNTMLVNLLWEAAHALTVIEFEAKVLEIEEISQDAAYWIRRIPPRLWATAYFEGTRFGHLTANIVESLNTWILEASGLPIIQMMECIRRQLMTWFNERRETSMQWTSILVPSAERRVAEALERGRTYQVLRANEAEFEVISHEGTNIVDIRNRCCLCRGWQLYGLPCAHAVAALLSCRQQVHRFTESCFTVATYRKTYSQTIHPIPDKSLWAEASRIEGEDPNASNALSEVLINPPKSLRPPGRPRKKRVRAEDRGRVKRVVHCSRCNQTGHFRTTCAAPI; via the coding sequence ATGGCTAGCCATGATTTGATACTTGGACAAAATCCCAATATAGCACTTGGGCAGAATCAGCAGATACTGGGCCACAACCATAGCCTAGGCACTCATGACCATCATCTGGGCTCAGCACAGGCTCATGAGCATCACTTGGATATGGGAGATAACAGACATGACCTGGGTTTAGACCATCCTCATGACCACGAGTTGGGTTTAGAACAGGACCATGACCAAGATGGAGATGACGTTCACAGCTACAGACATGAAAATGAGTTAGGTATGGATCGGAAACCTGATCTGGATGACCATGGATTGTCTCTTCCTCCTCAGAACCATGACTTGGTTTTGGCTGAGAATAATGAGCTGGCTGTCTCAGACGACCAAGAACTTGAAGGAAATATGGAACTGGCCATGGAACAAAATCATGAAATGGGCATAGAATCTATGCATGATATGAGTATCCAGGACTCCCAGCTGGCACTTAGTCCCAATCCCGTACTTCAGGCTCGTATGGCTGTTGCAAATCCTCACTATGAGTTGGTAGTGGGGCAAGAGTTCCCTGATGTCAAGAGCTGCCGGAGAGCTTTGAGGGATACAGCTATTGCCTTACACTTTGAAATGCAGACTATTAAATCTGACAAGACTCGCTTCACTGCCAAGTGTGCCAGTGAGGGATGCCCATGGCGTATTCATGCTGCAAAGCTCCCAGGAGTTCCAACTTTCACAATCAGGACCATCCACGAGACTCATACATGTGGAGGAATTTATCATCTTGGTCATCAGCAAGCCTCCGTTCAATGGGTTGCAAATTCGGTGGAGCAACGGCTTAGAGAGAACCCTAATTACAAGCCAAAGGAGATACTGGAGGAAATTCACCGAGTTCATGGTATCACCTTATCCTACAAGCAAGCTTGGCGAGGCAAGGAGCGCATCATGGCAGCAATGCGTGGATCATTTGAAGAAGGGTATCGCTTGCTTCCAGAATATTGTGAACAGGTCAAACGAACAAACCCGGGGAGTATTGCATCTGTTTATGGAAACCCGAGTGATAACTGCTTCCAGCGTCTCTTTATATCATTTCAGGCATCAATTTATGGTTTCCTAAATGCTTGTCGGCCCCTCCTTGGGCTTGATAGGACATATCTGAAAAGTAAGTATCTGGGTACTTTGCTTCTTGCTACTGGTTTCGATGGAGATGGTGCTCTATTTCCTCTGGCATTTGGGGTTGTGGATGAGGAGAGTGATGATAATTGGATGTGGTTTCTTTCTGAGCTTCATAATCTGCTTGAGCTTAATTCGGAAAACATGCCTAGGCTTACAATTTTGTCAGACAGGCAGAAGGGCATTGTAGATGGAGTTGAAGTAAATTTTCCTACTGCTTTTCATGGATTTTGCATGCGTCACCTGAGTGATAGCTTTCGTAAGGAGTTTAATAATACAATGCTCGTTAATCTTTTATGGGAAGCTGCTCATGCTCTCACTGTAATTGAATTTGAAGCAAAAGTTTTAGAGATAGAAGAGATATCTCAAGATGCTGCATATTGGATCAGACGGATTCCACCTCGCTTATGGGCAACTGCTTATTTTGAGGGAACACGTTTTGGGCATTTGACAGCCAATATAGTTGAATCTTTAAATACTTGGATATTGGAGGCCTCTGGGCTTCCAATAATTCAGATGATGGAATGCATCAGAAGGCAGCTAATGACTTGGTTCAATGAACGTCGAGAGACCAGTATGCAATGGACATCGATACTTGTTCCTTCCGCAGAGAGGCGTGTTGCGGAGGCTCTTGAGCGTGGGCGCACTTATCAGGTACTTCGTGCTAATGAAGCTGAATTTGAAGTGATATCTCATGAAGGGACAAATATAGTGGACATTCGAAACCGTTGCTGCCTTTGTCGTGGCTGGCAGCTTTATGGTTTGCCATGTGCCCATGCTGTTGCAGCACTTTTATCTTGCAGGCAGCAAGTCCATCGATTTACTGAGAGCTGCTTCACAGTTGCAACCTATCGGAAGACATACTCACAAACAATACATCCAATTCCAGATAAATCCCTATGGGCAGAGGCATCAAGGATTGAGGGAGAAGATCCCAATGCAAGCAATGCTCTTTCTGAGGTTCTAATCAACCCTCCCAAGTCACTCCGGCCACCAGGTCGACCAAGAAAGAAGCGTGTTCGAGCAGAGGACCGTGGCCGAGTGAAGCGAGTTGTGCATTGTAGTCGCTGCAACCAAACAGGCCACTTCAGAACCACATGTGCAGCCCCCATATAG
- the LOC133721732 gene encoding uncharacterized protein LOC133721732 produces the protein MAACSKIFGAFTCCCCTCQANHDQHISHPQQHSKPSLPTHDHADKAHHDHNQNRIVDDSQGANAKQFTTDKRQHHASQLHGKQGGQKSGLGTDDRFSDYISRAKVKIRTMTMNVGGGNKQNAPNSKEDGQNDTKHEDHTKDAFSDYIKRVKIKIRQTTSSASRKNFKESKQEKPGS, from the coding sequence ATGGCAGCGTGTTCGAAAATTTTCGGTGCATTTACATGTTGCTGCTGTACTTGCCAAGCAAATCATGATCAACACATCTCACACCCCCAACAACACTCAAAACCTTCACTACCGACTCATGATCATGCTGACAAAGCTCATCATGACCACAATCAAAACAGAATAGTTGACGATTCCCAAGGAGCCAATGCAAAACAGTTCACTACTGACAAGAGACAACATCATGCTTCCCAGCTACATGGTAAGCAAGGGGGTCAAAAGTCAGGACTAGGTACCGATGATCGATTTTCTGACTACATTAGCCGAGCAAAGGTTAAAATCAGGACCATGACGATGAACGTTGGTGGTGGGAATAAGCAGAATGCCCCCAACTCCAAAGAAGATGGCCAGAATGATACAAAGCATGAAGATCATACTAAAGATGCTTTTTCAGACTATATTAAACGCGTCAAGATTAAGATCAGACAGACAACCAGTAGTGCAAGCAGAAAGAATTTTAAAGAGAGCAAGCAGGAGAAGCCAGGTAGTTGA